The following is a genomic window from Dioscorea cayenensis subsp. rotundata cultivar TDr96_F1 chromosome 10, TDr96_F1_v2_PseudoChromosome.rev07_lg8_w22 25.fasta, whole genome shotgun sequence.
CAATATAGATGAACATTTCCACATGGATGGTTGGCTTTGTTGGTTGGTGTACCTCTTGTAGTCTCCAATCACAACATCTCACATACATAAGACATGGATGGATGTCTGTAGAGATAGAGAGATAAAGAtggatattaaataataataataataataataaagatgaaTAGATATTGAGAGGGAGAAAAGAAGGGAGAGATATGGGTGTTGGGTAACAATGGAGACAAGGAGCACTGTTTATCATTGCCTTTAGGTCTCATTGTGGTTCAAATGATGCTTTCTTGTATCTTGTTAGGAAAAAAGATTGAAGGGGGAAGTAAGGACAGCTATTTGTGCTTTGAAGTTATTTATCACTTctgtttctattttatttttattataataaaaatatttgggtAACCACCGCAATAAAGTAGAAGCACCTGAATCTTAAATGAAAGGTtgagagtttgatttttttttttcaaaatgtataattaaaatataataataaaaaaatatacatgtatgtGTTTAGAGTAATTATTcacattgttaaaaaaataataataataaagaaggtcagaaataattttattcaaaaaattttcaatagtACTTGTGAAATGTTGGTGTACTTACAAGAGATAATCACATCACTTTCATGAAGacaattaactaaaaaaattaccaaatgtATAAAGATTGCATTAAGTATCTAGGcagtacaaaaatataaaataattagttaatttaagATAGATCAATGattcaataacaataacaaaacaaaaaatctttGTTTTCATATGATGTACTGCATTAAACCATTGGGTAAAAATatcttatgataataataataattaaatttaatgatacAAGAATTTTGTGCTATTCTCAAGGTCcaacaaacaataattttctaaGGATAAGTAGGCTGAGAATTCCAATAATCCAATTTTGGTAACAGTATAatggttttataatattttcatgataaataaataattcagtaTCATATACTCCAAACACTTTTGATTTCAAAgccttttaaaaaattcatgaaatttTGGGCCATTGACTTCTCCAAGACCTTTTAAAATATTGGGCCTAAAACCTAGTTTTGTTAGCATTCCAAGAAACACTGAAAATTCAACATGATAAATGGCTTCTCTGACTTTATTCTACTCTTCTTATCAAGCTCCAAAACAACATTGACATTGACACCCTTTTTAAGTAATTTGGATACAATACTTGCACTAACAGCCAAAGATTAACAGTTCACAAAAAGCACACTAAAACagaacaattaaacaaaataaggCAGACAAAATAATCTCTCAGGTTCATAAGGTCAAAGcaaaacaattaatgaaatttgTTGGATGTTTGAAAGTCAATTACTGATTGTCTCCTGCTTTAATCAAGAGCCTGAAAAGCATATAATTGTCACAATGAATGATTTGTCTGCAGCCTTTCTAAGCAGGAACAGAAATTATAATCCAACTGGATCACATTCAAAACAACAGAAAAGCACAACATTGATATATTACTTGAGGATTAAAACATGAATATGATGGAATGAGATCAGTATTTCAACTATATTTACTTCACCAAGCAAACCAGGCAGTAGTACAGAACTTCTGACCCGCAAAAAAGCTCAAAAATGGGTCTATATTGATATCCACTGTGGAACATGTCGGTGTTCGCTCTACAGCCGGTCTAGCCAACTAGTAATGCTGTCTTGAGAACCAAATTGCAAATCCTGCATTACAAGGATCATCAGTAAACTATTAGTAGTAACATATATCTAAAAGTGAATCGCAATGATATTAAGAATAATGAGCATGTTGCAGGACTTACTGCAAGCTGAAAATCCGGGGGTGTGTCAATTTCAATGTTATCGAGATCATAGATCCCACTGAGAGAGTTATTGATCTTCCCTGGTATCTCATTCTTGCTGTGATCTAAGTCGGGGAATTGGAATTGTAGAGATGAATCTTCGAAAGCAGGAAAAGAATCAAGATCTTCATGACATAGCAATGCCTCATCGTTGATGTTTGGATCAGGATCCTCAACAGCTTGAGATTCACCAGCACACCATGTGGGATTGACACATTCATTTAGACTAACAGGTAACACTGATTCTGTTGTGGAAGTTTCTTGGTTGTCTTTCAGCTGAAAACAAAAGTGAAGCATTAGAACATAACTTCAATGCAATGGCAGATTGCCGCAAGAAAGATAATTAGTTCACTGTATAACTACAACTGATCCTCAATCTTTTAAACCATAAACAGATTAACCTGATTAAGGAGCTGCTAAACAATCAGTCAGAAAGTGTCACTCtaatgtgtgtttgtttgtgtctATTCATTAGTGTATACATGAATTGATCACATAGTATCATTAAGAATTGCCAAGGAGAAGAATTAATAGTGTAAGTAGAACAACTACCTGTTCAGGAATAATCTGAAAATTATGCTCAAGCTCCTCATCATCTGGCAAATTTGTTCTTGGTCTTGGTGGCTTTGGCGTATTTGTTTTAGGGGTCCTTGGACCAGTTTTTATTGCCAACACATCCATGTCTTCATTGTCCATATCTGTTTCATTCTTCTCAGCAGGCTTTGTCTGAGGTTGATATAAAACTTTTGAAACAACAAGCTCAccatccttctcttcttcttcagacCCCAGATGGTACTGATGCATCACCCAGTTAGCTTTATCTGGTTTGCAACCCCTTTTTGAACTTTTGTATAGAACCATTATTTTCTTCCAACCTTTTTGAACACCATTCTCAAGCACAGGTTTGGTTTTCCCAGTCTTGTGCCACCTGACATGCTCCTGAGAAATGCCATATTGGCCATCTATCTTCCGCCGTTTACGTTGGCCAGTGGCATATGCATTTGATGTCCGATGGAAAAAATGAGCACTACTTCCATCTTTTTTGACACCTAATGAACAAAGGAGCAACAATTATTAGCATATAAATATCACATAGTATATACAAGCAAGagtaattttaaaacattaccAGGAAGGTTTTCAGGATGTGTATAACAAATTCCTTGGTCCTCTTCGAGAGTTGGAATAAATTCATCTATAAACATATGGGATTTTGAATTATCCAAGCCAACTTTTCCAGCTAAATGTTCTAAAAGCTCTTGATCAGATGGATCAAATTTAACACCAGCAGGAAGCCCTGGCCATTCTAAAGATACCTGCAAAAGCAAGAAGGTGATctgtatttttcttgaaataCCATCATCCAACTACATCCTGATAGAATTAATGCATGTCCTGCTCAAGTCTATTCTTGATGAGGTTGCCAAGGCAAAATGTGAAGACAACCATTtgaaaatattcattaaaagaaaaacattaaatatttatttagttgtgGTAATTTTAAATAGAATTGATTTGGCAGCAATTAGCAACACATCCCACCAGTCATCTTACAGGAACGAGATCAGTTGCACATAATATTTTATCCAGATGGAAACAACTGAACCCATGTAAGAAATGGAATGAAGATGGAGAAAGCTTAGAGCACTAAATAGACATAAGAACAAAGTTGGAACTAAAACTAAAATGTTAGTTCCTCCAGTACGGCAGCAGATCAGGTTATAGTCACAAAAACCGAAGTTCTTCACATTGAACAAGTCAATCCTAGTTTTTAACAGCTAAAAAGAAGCACCCTGTTTTAGAGCACGaaacaagtaaataatataCGAAGAATTTGGAGGGCTTATCGGAAAAATGCTTCATGAATTTTCATAACTACATGCAGCACCAGCAAACCGATCTCTCTTGAGACACACTTCAATGTTACTCAAAGCTCACAGACCCAAGAAGGCTTTATATTTATACATGCTAAAGTATGGATTTGTCAAACTCAAAATGGAAAAGGAAGTGAAGTAAACTCCTTCTATCTTGTTCTAGAGTGTGATTTATATgaatttcatgcatataggataCAATACCAATTGGTCTGGAGACATATTGGTAGCTCAAGTTAGGTATAAACTTAAGCTAGAGAgaaacatattttatattagagtTTGAAATCTACGAGATGCGCAAACCAACAGCTTTTAAACAGATTGTAACACAAATTGAGTATGTTGTATCATGTGGTTTAGATGGAAGGGAGAACCTTACTAGAATTACATCACATATGAAGGCAAAAAGAACAAATAAGTTTAAGAATTTTCAAGTTAAAAGGAGATCTAGAGAGGAATTCCACATGAACTCAGAGAACTATCAACAGCATAAAATCTGATGATCATACACTATCCAGAAAATATAAAaggaagaaaattttaataagctCCAGCTACTTACATCACTGTTATCAATAATATGTTTGCAGTTTGGGCATTCCCGCTCTGCTTCAGCTCCAAAATCTTTGATTTGATAGTCAGAAAATATAGTGGCATTCTTGACTTTCCTAGCAATGCCCCTACTATTCACAAGCCATGTCCTAGAGCAAGAATCTCTGGAAGATTTAGTAAAGTTCAGTTCGACCAAACATCAAAAATCATGATTAAAAGGTAGAAACCGTAGTAAGCATAGATTTTATAGATTTTTGGAATCAGCTAGTATATTAAAATACATACACAATAGAAACAAGATGGTCAAATGATGCAATGCCAACAGAAATGcttaaaatctttttttaaagttCAACGACAATCAGCACTtaataagttttaaatataCGAAGAGAATACAACTCTTTTATTGATCAACAAGGTGGGAAAACAATATGATCAACAAGGTgggaaaaaaacaatagatgATATTTTCAACATATGATGCACAGCATAACCTCCGGTTCAGGGGAGCAAAAACAGGAGAAAATGGAGCAGACCCAGTACATATAATAGCGTGGCAGTCCAAAGAAATTTGATAAGAAAGAGAAGTTAATGATGGAGTTTATCACAGGCTCTTCTAATGACCTCCTCTTGTTTAAAGCATTACCATAAAGGAAACAGGGTTCATTTGGCAACTAGTTCTAGGTAATTTGGGAATggaaatcaaatcaacaatgaaaCCTTATGAAATGTAGAAGAGCAAACAGAGCAAAACTACAAAAGCAGTTCTCATTAAGTTAGTAACAGATCTGCGGTCATATCATATTGATATGTCATATGTTTATCACTTGAAGTTGGTTTCCCATTCCAGCAGTTAATTTGTGGGCCAAATCTAACTTACAGACTCGTTTTTTGCACTTTGGGTGTTCTGTCAGCAAAAATCATCTTTTTGTAGTATTTTGGTATGAAGAGTTGTGAGGATTCCCACATAAGCCTATGCTGAGAAAAGATGGGTTCCTGATCTTGTTAAATCACCAAAACCAAACGGCGTGCTGAAGAGTACCACCATCAGTGTGTTAATTTACATTATAACGTACACATGGCCAGCCAATCCCCATCTCCCTATGCTAATCCCTGAGAAAGAAAGATTTcctaaataaatgaatttacaAGCACATGCATGATATAAGTTTGGCAAAATCAATCTAACGTCTATCAACAATCAGAGTCACTGTCCACAACATGAAAATGAgttgaatgaataaatgaaataatggtGGAAAACAGAGGACAATTTCTGTCTAATCGTTATGATTATTGCTAATGATATGGTGCTATGGGCAATGCTGatcattttaaaacataatgcaAACTTCGGTCTATCTGTATTGAATTACTCAACGCGATAACAAGAAAACAGATAATTAATTTTCTGACACATCTCAGGAATTATCTTTTCAGTTAGCATGGCAATGTTTATGCAGTCTGCCACACAAAAGGAGCcaatttaaaattaagtaaCAGTGTAATGCACATTATGGCAGTACGTTAAGTTAAGCT
Proteins encoded in this region:
- the LOC120269973 gene encoding SUPPRESSOR OF GAMMA RESPONSE 1-like isoform X1, giving the protein MWESSQLFIPKYYKKMIFADRTPKVQKTSLDSCSRTWLVNSRGIARKVKNATIFSDYQIKDFGAEAERECPNCKHIIDNSDVSLEWPGLPAGVKFDPSDQELLEHLAGKVGLDNSKSHMFIDEFIPTLEEDQGICYTHPENLPGVKKDGSSAHFFHRTSNAYATGQRKRRKIDGQYGISQEHVRWHKTGKTKPVLENGVQKGWKKIMVLYKSSKRGCKPDKANWVMHQYHLGSEEEEKDGELVVSKVLYQPQTKPAEKNETDMDNEDMDVLAIKTGPRTPKTNTPKPPRPRTNLPDDEELEHNFQIIPEQLKDNQETSTTESVLPVSLNECVNPTWCAGESQAVEDPDPNINDEALLCHEDLDSFPAFEDSSLQFQFPDLDHSKNEIPGKINNSLSGIYDLDNIEIDTPPDFQLADLQFGSQDSITSWLDRL
- the LOC120269973 gene encoding SUPPRESSOR OF GAMMA RESPONSE 1-like isoform X2, whose translation is MWESSQLFIPKYYKKMIFADRTPKVQKTSLTWLVNSRGIARKVKNATIFSDYQIKDFGAEAERECPNCKHIIDNSDVSLEWPGLPAGVKFDPSDQELLEHLAGKVGLDNSKSHMFIDEFIPTLEEDQGICYTHPENLPGVKKDGSSAHFFHRTSNAYATGQRKRRKIDGQYGISQEHVRWHKTGKTKPVLENGVQKGWKKIMVLYKSSKRGCKPDKANWVMHQYHLGSEEEEKDGELVVSKVLYQPQTKPAEKNETDMDNEDMDVLAIKTGPRTPKTNTPKPPRPRTNLPDDEELEHNFQIIPEQLKDNQETSTTESVLPVSLNECVNPTWCAGESQAVEDPDPNINDEALLCHEDLDSFPAFEDSSLQFQFPDLDHSKNEIPGKINNSLSGIYDLDNIEIDTPPDFQLADLQFGSQDSITSWLDRL